In one window of Zhihengliuella sp. ISTPL4 DNA:
- a CDS encoding purple acid phosphatase family protein, whose protein sequence is MTSPTPAVRWRRRGLTSVALLAVLGGAVVAPAALAAPDPEVPTGSLITDDTAWHYLDDGSDPSPAPAALRDWTLPAYDDSAWKTAPGSFGAKNGALAPVGPQTPKTLLNHYLDGVKAPTVPTFFFRTTFELEAGVAEQVAALQSTVTYDDALIVWINGEEVARYVDGRITDTANVEYAGDSNGDPLTSTFSAEGELLRDGTNTIAVSLFQDRASSSDIYFDMSSLTLVKASDPGTPVVAPPTRVILTPTEKPEVSQSFSWLAGDASHTIGQVEIGAAAGGTTRTVDAYDAGVVNGNPNKHFSATVTDLTPATAYRYRVGLPGSWSDWHEFRTADPNASDFQFIYYGDAQIGLDTTWPSVVKQAEANAPRSIGSVHAGDLINTSSNENEWLNWFKGMEDSAVRTNVMAAPGNHEYSGDKLLTAWKAAFEYPHNNPSTSSIGELADLAKGDSAVAQQYRAFFDHWSSFAAETAYYTDYQGVRFITLNATRDTTFLTPAGLPSCTGAECPSSQIGTLWTRFQAAWLDLLLQNSPSKWNVVTFHQPVFSASAGRDEPVLRAEWLPVFQRNDIDLVLMGHDHTYARGYVNTDATETPGLTTGPVYVVSNSGAKHYDLETPEKNVWTNNGATQVLRGEGVTTYQVIDVSKNQLVYRSYLAEKQPDATTDLPVGAVYDTFTVTKSDAGEKWVTEAGVTPPVTEEPEPEKPATVELGASSVAAGGTLAVSGSGFAAGAELALELRSDPVSLGTVTVAADGTFSRTVTIPEGTPAGTHTLAVILPDGTEVTASLAVTAAADGGGAIVPGESDSGGVTDGDLATTGADSMPFVIGAIVLLAAGLGLFALRRRRATAVVETTDAE, encoded by the coding sequence ATGACCTCCCCCACCCCTGCGGTGCGGTGGCGGCGTCGCGGACTGACGTCCGTCGCGCTGCTCGCCGTGCTCGGCGGCGCCGTCGTCGCCCCTGCGGCGCTCGCGGCGCCCGACCCCGAAGTGCCGACGGGATCCCTGATCACCGACGACACCGCCTGGCACTACCTGGACGACGGATCCGACCCGTCCCCCGCCCCGGCCGCACTGCGCGACTGGACGCTGCCCGCCTACGACGACAGCGCCTGGAAGACCGCACCGGGCAGCTTCGGCGCGAAGAACGGCGCGCTCGCGCCGGTCGGACCGCAGACTCCGAAGACGCTGCTCAACCACTACCTCGACGGGGTGAAGGCACCGACGGTGCCGACCTTTTTCTTCCGTACGACGTTCGAGCTGGAGGCCGGCGTCGCCGAGCAGGTCGCCGCTCTGCAGAGCACCGTCACGTACGACGACGCGCTCATCGTCTGGATCAACGGCGAGGAAGTCGCCCGCTACGTCGACGGCCGCATCACCGACACCGCCAACGTCGAGTACGCCGGGGACTCCAACGGCGACCCGCTGACAAGCACGTTCAGCGCCGAGGGCGAGCTGCTCCGCGACGGGACGAACACCATCGCCGTCTCGCTGTTCCAGGACCGCGCGTCGAGCTCCGACATCTACTTCGACATGTCGTCGCTGACCCTCGTGAAGGCCTCTGACCCCGGCACTCCCGTCGTCGCCCCGCCCACCCGCGTCATCCTCACTCCGACGGAGAAGCCGGAGGTCTCCCAGTCGTTCTCCTGGCTCGCCGGCGACGCCTCGCACACGATCGGCCAGGTCGAGATCGGCGCCGCAGCCGGTGGCACCACCCGCACGGTCGACGCCTACGACGCCGGGGTGGTGAACGGCAACCCGAACAAGCACTTCTCGGCGACCGTCACCGACCTCACCCCCGCCACGGCGTACCGCTACCGCGTCGGTCTCCCCGGCAGCTGGAGCGACTGGCACGAGTTCCGCACCGCCGACCCGAACGCGAGCGACTTCCAGTTCATCTACTACGGCGACGCCCAGATCGGCCTCGACACCACCTGGCCGAGCGTCGTGAAGCAGGCCGAGGCCAACGCGCCGCGATCGATCGGCTCGGTGCACGCCGGAGACCTCATCAACACGTCCAGCAACGAGAACGAGTGGCTGAACTGGTTCAAGGGCATGGAGGACTCCGCCGTACGCACCAACGTCATGGCCGCCCCCGGCAACCACGAGTACTCGGGCGACAAGCTCCTCACCGCGTGGAAGGCAGCGTTCGAGTATCCGCACAACAACCCGTCCACGAGTTCGATCGGAGAGCTCGCCGACCTGGCGAAGGGCGACTCCGCCGTCGCGCAGCAGTACCGCGCGTTCTTCGACCACTGGAGCTCGTTCGCCGCCGAGACCGCGTACTACACCGACTACCAGGGCGTCCGCTTCATCACCCTGAACGCGACCCGCGACACGACCTTCCTCACCCCGGCCGGGCTCCCGTCCTGCACGGGCGCGGAGTGCCCGTCCTCGCAGATCGGCACGCTGTGGACGCGCTTCCAGGCCGCCTGGCTTGACCTCCTGCTGCAGAACAGCCCGTCGAAGTGGAACGTCGTCACGTTCCACCAGCCGGTCTTCTCCGCCAGCGCCGGTCGTGACGAGCCGGTCCTCCGTGCGGAGTGGCTGCCGGTCTTCCAGCGCAACGACATCGATCTCGTGCTCATGGGCCACGACCACACGTACGCCCGCGGCTACGTGAACACGGATGCCACCGAGACCCCCGGCCTCACCACCGGTCCGGTCTACGTCGTGTCGAACTCCGGCGCCAAGCACTACGACCTGGAGACCCCGGAGAAGAACGTCTGGACCAACAACGGCGCCACGCAGGTGCTGCGCGGTGAGGGCGTCACGACCTATCAGGTCATCGACGTGTCGAAGAACCAGCTCGTCTACCGGTCGTACCTCGCCGAGAAGCAGCCGGACGCCACGACCGACCTCCCCGTCGGCGCCGTCTACGACACGTTCACGGTGACCAAGTCCGACGCCGGTGAGAAGTGGGTCACCGAGGCCGGTGTCACCCCGCCGGTCACGGAGGAGCCGGAGCCGGAGAAGCCCGCGACGGTCGAACTGGGCGCGTCCTCGGTCGCGGCCGGCGGCACGCTCGCGGTGTCGGGAAGCGGCTTCGCGGCCGGCGCCGAACTCGCGCTCGAGCTGCGGTCCGATCCGGTCTCGCTCGGTACGGTCACAGTCGCGGCAGACGGCACGTTCTCGCGCACCGTCACCATCCCCGAGGGCACTCCGGCGGGTACGCACACGCTCGCCGTGATCCTGCCCGACGGCACGGAGGTGACGGCCTCCCTCGCCGTGACCGCAGCGGCAGACGGCGGCGGCGCGATCGTCCCCGGTGAGAGCGACTCGGGAGGCGTGACCGACGGCGACCTCGCGACGACCGGCGCGGACAGCATGCCGTTCGTCATCGGGGCCATCGTGCTGCTCGCCGCCGGCCTCGGCCTGTTCGCCCTGCGTCGCCGTCGTGCGACCGCGGTCGTCGAGACGACGGACGCCGAGTAG
- a CDS encoding CCA tRNA nucleotidyltransferase: MLNMADGLARLGALAENPVVRTLAEAFDEAGFELAVVGGPVRDALLGRQTHDLDFTTNASPDEILAIVKPVASAHWDIGRAFGTIGARVQGEQVEITTYRADSYDGVTRKPTVEFGDSIDGDLVRRDFTVNAMALQVPAVKLVDPTGGVEDLVGGVLRTPTDPRVSFGDDPLRMLRAARFSAQLGFTVEEDTARAITELRETLKIVSPERVQSELVRLMQTDDPVRGIRALVETGLIEEFLPEVSALKLEVDEHHHHKDVYEHSLTVLSQAIALEHARNPGAAPDVPLRIAALLHDIGKPRTRKLEPGGAVTFHHHDVVGARMARKRLQALRFDTATTDAVATLIELHLRFFGYAEGAWTDAAVRRYVRDAGDLLERLHILTRADVTTRNKRKAARLAAAYDDIESRIAALREQEELDAIRPELDGNRIQEVLGIKPGREVGEAYRFLLDLRLDEGVLGEDVAEQRLRDWWASRA, from the coding sequence ATGCTCAACATGGCCGACGGCCTCGCCCGTCTCGGCGCGCTCGCCGAGAATCCCGTCGTCCGCACTCTCGCGGAGGCCTTCGACGAAGCGGGTTTCGAGCTCGCCGTCGTGGGCGGTCCGGTGCGCGATGCGCTGCTCGGCCGGCAGACGCACGACCTCGACTTCACGACGAACGCCTCGCCGGACGAGATCCTCGCGATCGTGAAGCCGGTGGCGTCCGCGCACTGGGACATCGGTCGCGCGTTCGGGACCATCGGTGCCCGCGTGCAGGGCGAGCAGGTCGAGATCACGACCTACCGCGCCGACAGCTACGACGGCGTGACGCGCAAGCCCACGGTGGAGTTCGGCGATTCGATCGACGGCGACCTCGTCCGCCGCGACTTCACGGTCAACGCGATGGCCCTCCAGGTGCCCGCGGTGAAGCTCGTCGACCCGACCGGCGGGGTCGAGGACCTCGTGGGCGGCGTGCTGCGGACCCCGACGGATCCCCGGGTGTCGTTCGGCGACGACCCGCTGCGGATGCTGCGCGCCGCCCGGTTCAGCGCGCAGCTCGGCTTCACGGTGGAGGAGGACACGGCGCGGGCGATCACCGAGCTCCGCGAGACGCTGAAGATCGTGAGCCCGGAGCGCGTGCAGTCCGAGCTCGTGCGCCTCATGCAGACCGACGACCCCGTCCGCGGCATCCGGGCGTTGGTGGAGACGGGACTCATCGAGGAGTTCCTCCCCGAGGTCAGCGCCCTCAAACTCGAGGTCGACGAGCACCACCACCACAAGGACGTCTACGAGCACTCCCTCACGGTGCTCAGCCAGGCCATCGCGCTCGAGCACGCCAGGAACCCCGGGGCCGCGCCGGACGTGCCGCTACGGATCGCGGCTCTGCTCCACGACATCGGCAAGCCCCGCACCCGCAAGCTCGAGCCCGGCGGTGCGGTGACCTTCCACCACCACGATGTGGTCGGTGCCCGTATGGCCCGCAAGCGGCTCCAGGCGTTGCGCTTCGACACGGCGACCACGGACGCCGTCGCCACCCTGATCGAGCTGCATCTGCGCTTCTTCGGCTATGCGGAGGGGGCGTGGACGGACGCAGCCGTGCGCCGCTACGTCCGCGATGCCGGCGACCTGCTGGAGCGGTTGCACATCCTCACGCGCGCCGATGTCACCACGCGGAACAAGCGCAAGGCCGCCCGGCTCGCCGCCGCCTACGACGACATCGAGTCCCGGATCGCCGCGCTCCGGGAGCAGGAGGAGCTCGACGCGATCCGTCCGGAACTCGACGGCAACCGCATCCAGGAAGTCCTCGGCATCAAGCCGGGCCGCGAGGTCGGCGAGGCGTACCGTTTCCTCCTCGACCTGCGCCTCGACGAGGGCGTGCTGGGCGAGGACGTCGCGGAGCAGCGTCTCCGGGACTGGTGGGCTTCGCGCGCCTGA
- the treZ gene encoding malto-oligosyltrehalose trehalohydrolase yields the protein MIEVWAPRASRVRVRRLDHAGATVEERDLTAAVDGRWTADIALADGERYGFLLDDSEEVRPDPRSRRQPDGVHAASAAFDPAAFAWTDASWTGRQLAGGLIYELHVGTFTPEGTLDAAIDRLAHLVDLGVTHVELLPVNAFNGRWNWGYDGVLWYAVQEEYGGPAAYQRFVDAAHAHGLAVVQDVVYNHLGPSGNYLPLFGPYLREGEANTWGDSLNLDEPAVREYILDNALMWLRDFHVDGLRLDAVHALHDRRPVHLLRELSERVDALSAQQNRPLTLIAESDLNDPTLILPREAGGYGLTAQWSDDWHHAVHVALTGETTGYYADFAAEEAVAKVTEGGFFHDGTFSSFRDRPHGSPIPAEVPSWRLVTFAQDHDQIGNRAAGDRLSASLSPDRLAVAAVLTLTAPGTPMLFMGEEWGATTPWQFFTSHPEPELGRAVAQGRTAEFARMGWDPDAVPDPQDPDTFRRSHLDWTEAEAPVNARLLALYRDLARLRRARPELTDPGSARTKVVVSETDGRPEHRVYRIDRGGVSVLVNLSPAPASFAVPAASHILLATAAASRTPTSLTLPPDAAAIID from the coding sequence ATGATCGAGGTCTGGGCGCCGCGGGCGTCGCGCGTACGGGTACGACGGCTCGATCACGCGGGGGCGACCGTGGAGGAGCGGGACCTCACCGCGGCGGTCGACGGTCGCTGGACCGCGGATATCGCCCTCGCGGACGGCGAGCGCTACGGCTTCCTGCTCGACGACAGCGAGGAGGTGCGTCCTGACCCGCGGTCGCGCCGCCAGCCGGACGGCGTGCACGCAGCCTCGGCGGCCTTCGATCCCGCGGCCTTCGCGTGGACCGACGCCTCCTGGACCGGACGGCAGCTCGCGGGCGGCCTGATCTACGAGCTGCACGTCGGCACCTTCACGCCGGAAGGCACGCTCGACGCGGCGATCGACCGTCTGGCGCATCTCGTGGACCTCGGTGTCACGCACGTCGAGCTCCTCCCCGTGAACGCCTTCAACGGCCGCTGGAACTGGGGATACGACGGGGTGCTCTGGTACGCGGTGCAGGAGGAGTACGGCGGCCCCGCGGCGTATCAGCGCTTCGTCGACGCCGCCCACGCACACGGGCTCGCGGTCGTGCAGGACGTCGTCTACAACCACCTCGGCCCGAGCGGCAATTACCTCCCCCTCTTCGGCCCGTACCTGCGCGAAGGCGAGGCCAACACCTGGGGCGACTCGCTGAACCTCGACGAGCCCGCGGTGCGGGAGTACATCCTCGACAACGCCCTGATGTGGCTGCGCGACTTCCACGTCGACGGACTCCGACTCGACGCTGTGCACGCCCTCCACGACCGGCGACCCGTGCACCTCCTGCGGGAGCTCTCCGAACGTGTGGACGCCCTCTCCGCGCAGCAGAATCGGCCGCTGACCCTCATCGCGGAGTCCGATCTGAACGACCCGACGCTGATCCTGCCGCGGGAAGCCGGGGGCTACGGACTCACGGCGCAGTGGTCGGACGACTGGCACCACGCCGTGCACGTCGCGCTCACGGGCGAGACCACGGGGTACTACGCCGACTTCGCCGCGGAGGAGGCGGTCGCGAAGGTGACGGAGGGCGGGTTCTTCCACGACGGCACCTTCTCGTCCTTCCGTGATCGTCCGCACGGCTCCCCGATCCCGGCCGAGGTGCCGAGTTGGCGGCTGGTGACCTTCGCGCAGGACCACGACCAGATCGGGAACCGCGCCGCGGGGGATCGGCTCTCCGCCAGCCTGTCCCCCGACCGGCTCGCGGTGGCCGCCGTGCTCACCCTGACCGCACCCGGCACGCCGATGCTCTTCATGGGCGAGGAGTGGGGCGCGACGACACCGTGGCAGTTCTTCACCTCGCACCCCGAGCCCGAGCTCGGCCGGGCGGTGGCCCAGGGCCGCACGGCGGAGTTCGCCCGCATGGGCTGGGATCCCGACGCGGTGCCCGACCCGCAGGACCCCGACACCTTCCGCCGCTCGCACCTCGACTGGACGGAGGCCGAGGCTCCGGTGAACGCCCGGCTCCTGGCGCTGTACCGCGACCTCGCGCGACTGCGGCGAGCGCGACCGGAGCTCACCGACCCGGGCTCCGCGCGGACGAAAGTCGTGGTCAGCGAGACGGACGGCCGCCCCGAGCACCGCGTCTACCGCATCGATCGCGGCGGAGTGTCGGTGCTCGTGAACCTCTCCCCCGCTCCCGCGTCGTTCGCGGTCCCCGCCGCGTCCCACATCCTCCTCGCCACCGCCGCCGCGTCGCGCACCCCCACGTCCCTGACACTCCCTCCCGACGCCGCCGCCATCATCGACTGA
- the treY gene encoding malto-oligosyltrehalose synthase: MTDRPVSTYRLQISDRFPLDAAADLTGYIAELGASWAYLSPLLAATRGSNHGYDVVDHGRVDPDRGGEEGLVRFATAARAAGLGILVDIVPNHVGVAVPRQNRWWWEVLRLGRNTRHAAAFDIDWAAGGGRLLLPLLGAVPDEVIANGELVVDPTPAEDAPDGVLRYFDHELPLAPGTAALADDLPALLDAQHYELRFWQDQNTDLAYRRFFAVSELAGIRVERPEVFAESHREILRWIREGLADGLRVDHPDGLVDPGAYLEQLADATGRAYTLVEKILEPGEALPAWWRTDGTTGYDALAELDRLFVEAKGVAALDRLDARLRAETGLPDAPPWHDLIHDTKRMIADTLLTAEVRRLVRTLPHGIVQADDALAELLACFPVYRSYLPEGREHLRAAFAEARRRRPDLSSAFAALEPLLNDPHLEVAQRFPQVSGAVMAKGVEDTAFYRFTRLGTLTEVGADPSIPALSVEEFHDAQRARLAAWPHSMTTLSTHDTKRSEDVRARLSVLSEIPERWAEVLTELRAVATTGHGPLDALIWQAAVGAWPLPSDRLLAYATKAAREAAEGTSWQHPDAAFEEGLAAIARSVEGEAAPILDGFVAEIVDAGRSNSLSAKLLQLTGPGVPDVYQGSELWDLSLVDPDNRRPVDFALRARMLRELDADHARGIVPPIDDSGAAKLLVTSRALRLRRDNPELFRFYRPAVVEGEAAPHAVAVHRGGATAVATRLPVGLAHRGGWGDTVMMRPELPGTDLLTGRRIAPGPVRLAELLDTYPVALIELAR, encoded by the coding sequence ATGACCGACAGACCGGTCTCCACGTATCGTCTGCAGATCAGCGACCGCTTCCCCCTGGACGCCGCGGCGGACCTGACCGGTTACATCGCCGAGCTGGGGGCCTCCTGGGCCTACCTGTCGCCGCTGCTGGCGGCGACCAGAGGCTCGAATCACGGGTACGACGTCGTCGACCACGGGCGCGTCGATCCCGATCGCGGCGGCGAGGAGGGTCTCGTGCGCTTCGCAACGGCCGCGCGGGCAGCCGGGCTCGGCATCCTCGTCGACATCGTGCCCAACCACGTCGGCGTCGCCGTACCCCGACAGAACCGCTGGTGGTGGGAGGTGCTGCGCCTCGGCAGGAACACCCGCCACGCGGCCGCGTTCGACATCGACTGGGCCGCCGGCGGCGGACGACTCCTGCTGCCGCTGCTCGGCGCGGTACCGGACGAGGTGATCGCGAACGGTGAGCTCGTCGTGGACCCGACCCCGGCCGAGGACGCGCCCGACGGCGTCCTGCGCTACTTCGACCATGAGCTGCCACTGGCCCCGGGAACCGCAGCGCTGGCGGACGATCTCCCGGCGCTGTTGGACGCCCAGCACTACGAGCTGCGGTTCTGGCAGGACCAGAACACCGACCTCGCGTACCGCCGGTTCTTCGCGGTGTCCGAACTCGCCGGCATCCGGGTGGAGCGACCGGAGGTCTTCGCCGAGTCCCACCGGGAGATCCTGCGCTGGATCCGGGAGGGTCTCGCGGACGGCCTGCGGGTGGATCACCCGGACGGCCTCGTCGACCCCGGAGCGTATCTGGAGCAGCTCGCCGACGCGACCGGACGCGCCTACACGCTCGTCGAGAAGATCCTGGAACCGGGCGAGGCGCTCCCCGCGTGGTGGCGGACCGACGGCACCACCGGGTACGACGCGCTGGCCGAGCTCGACCGCCTGTTCGTCGAGGCGAAGGGCGTGGCGGCGCTGGACCGGCTGGACGCCCGGCTCCGCGCCGAGACCGGCCTCCCGGACGCACCGCCGTGGCACGACCTCATCCACGACACGAAGCGGATGATCGCGGACACGCTCCTGACCGCCGAGGTGCGCCGGCTCGTGCGCACGCTTCCCCACGGCATCGTGCAGGCGGACGACGCTCTGGCCGAGCTGCTCGCCTGCTTCCCTGTGTATCGCTCGTACCTCCCGGAGGGCCGCGAGCATCTGCGCGCCGCCTTCGCGGAGGCCCGACGGCGACGCCCCGACCTGTCGTCCGCGTTCGCAGCGCTGGAGCCGCTGCTGAACGATCCGCACCTCGAGGTCGCACAGCGATTCCCCCAGGTGAGCGGTGCCGTGATGGCGAAGGGCGTGGAGGACACCGCGTTCTACCGGTTCACCCGCCTCGGGACGCTGACCGAGGTCGGCGCCGACCCGTCGATCCCCGCCCTGTCGGTCGAGGAGTTCCACGACGCGCAGCGGGCACGACTGGCGGCCTGGCCGCACTCGATGACCACGCTCTCCACGCATGACACGAAGCGCTCGGAGGACGTGCGGGCACGCCTGTCGGTGCTCTCGGAGATCCCGGAGCGTTGGGCCGAAGTGCTGACGGAGCTCCGCGCCGTTGCCACCACCGGACACGGGCCGCTCGACGCGCTAATCTGGCAGGCGGCGGTCGGCGCGTGGCCACTGCCCTCCGACCGGCTCCTCGCCTACGCCACGAAGGCCGCGCGCGAGGCGGCGGAGGGGACGAGCTGGCAGCATCCGGATGCGGCGTTCGAAGAGGGCCTGGCCGCGATCGCCCGGTCTGTCGAGGGCGAGGCCGCCCCGATCCTCGACGGATTCGTGGCCGAGATCGTCGATGCCGGACGCTCCAACTCCCTCTCCGCCAAGCTGCTGCAGCTCACCGGCCCCGGCGTGCCCGACGTATACCAGGGCAGCGAGCTGTGGGACCTCTCCCTCGTCGACCCGGACAACCGTCGCCCGGTCGACTTCGCGCTGCGGGCCCGGATGCTGCGGGAACTCGACGCAGACCATGCCAGGGGCATCGTGCCGCCGATCGACGACTCCGGTGCCGCGAAGCTGCTGGTGACCTCGCGGGCGCTGCGGCTGCGCCGGGACAACCCGGAGCTGTTCCGCTTCTACCGGCCGGCCGTGGTGGAAGGCGAGGCCGCACCACACGCCGTCGCCGTGCACCGCGGCGGCGCCACCGCCGTGGCCACGCGGCTACCCGTGGGGCTCGCGCACCGCGGCGGCTGGGGCGACACGGTCATGATGCGCCCCGAGCTGCCGGGAACCGATCTCCTCACCGGCCGCCGGATCGCGCCCGGACCCGTGCGGCTGGCGGAACTGCTGGACACCTATCCGGTCGCACTGATCGAGCTGGCCCGATGA
- the glgX gene encoding glycogen debranching protein GlgX, translated as MSREVWPGSAYPLGATFDGQGTNFALFSEGAERVELCLFDEAGRETRVPLTEVDAFVWHGYLPTVQPGQHYGYRVHGPYDPAQGRRFNPNKLLLDPYAKAVDGEIAWGQSLFGYDFGDPDSRNDDDSAAAMAKGVVVSPFFEWGGDRPSKTPYAETVIYEAHVKGLTQRHPDVPEELRGTYAGIAHPAVIEHLQRLGVTALELMPVHQFINDSVLQDKGLSNYWGYNTLGFFAPHNAYAASGQAGQQVQEFRAMVRALHEAGIEVILDVVYNHTAEGNHLGPTLSMRGIDNEAYYRLEEDKRYYTDYTGTGNSLNAGNPHALQLLMDSLRYWVTEMHVDGFRFDLAATLAREFYDVDRLAAFFELVQQDPIVSQVKLIAEPWDIGPGGYQVGNFPPQWTEWNGKYRDTVRDFWRGEPQALGEFASRLTGSADLYEHSGRRPVASINFVTAHDGFTLRDLVSYNEKHNEDNGEDNNDGESHNRSDNMGAEGPTDDIDINRRRARQQRNFLATLLLSQGVPMISHGDELGRTQHGNNNGYAQDNELTWIDWEAADMPLVEFTSAVARLRHEHPTFRRSRFFDGRPVADEDGERIPDVVWLRPDGARMTPEDWDSGFGRSVGMFLNGRGIRENDRRGRPVEDVNFLVYFNSGDEPVDITLPDDRHGTEWLVAVDTAGEVGDRNLRARDTVPLEGKAMLVLQEIDGEPVDTDDSVDASLRAQSEQAAS; from the coding sequence ATGAGCCGGGAGGTCTGGCCCGGGTCCGCGTACCCGCTGGGGGCCACCTTCGACGGTCAGGGCACCAACTTCGCCCTCTTCAGCGAGGGCGCCGAGCGTGTGGAACTCTGCCTCTTCGATGAGGCCGGCCGCGAGACACGGGTGCCGCTCACCGAGGTCGATGCGTTCGTCTGGCACGGATACCTGCCCACGGTGCAGCCGGGACAGCACTACGGCTACCGCGTCCACGGACCGTACGACCCGGCTCAGGGCCGGAGATTCAACCCGAACAAGCTGCTCCTCGACCCGTACGCGAAGGCCGTCGACGGCGAGATCGCCTGGGGACAGTCCCTGTTCGGCTATGACTTCGGCGACCCGGATTCTCGCAACGACGACGACTCGGCCGCCGCGATGGCGAAGGGCGTCGTCGTCAGTCCGTTCTTCGAGTGGGGCGGCGACCGCCCGTCGAAGACGCCGTACGCCGAGACGGTCATCTACGAGGCCCACGTGAAGGGGCTCACCCAGCGACACCCGGACGTCCCGGAGGAGTTGCGGGGCACTTACGCCGGCATCGCGCATCCCGCGGTCATCGAGCATCTGCAGCGTCTCGGGGTCACCGCCCTCGAGTTGATGCCGGTCCACCAGTTCATCAACGACTCGGTGCTGCAGGACAAGGGTCTGTCGAACTACTGGGGCTACAACACCCTCGGCTTCTTCGCGCCGCACAACGCCTACGCCGCCAGCGGACAGGCCGGTCAGCAGGTGCAGGAATTCCGGGCGATGGTGCGCGCACTCCACGAGGCCGGCATCGAGGTCATCCTCGACGTGGTCTACAACCACACGGCGGAGGGCAACCACCTCGGCCCGACGCTCTCGATGCGCGGCATCGACAACGAGGCGTACTACCGGCTCGAAGAAGACAAGCGGTACTACACGGACTACACCGGGACCGGCAACAGCCTCAACGCCGGCAACCCGCACGCCCTGCAGCTGCTCATGGACTCGCTGCGCTACTGGGTGACCGAGATGCACGTCGACGGGTTCCGGTTCGACCTCGCGGCGACCCTCGCCCGCGAGTTCTACGACGTCGACCGCCTCGCCGCCTTCTTCGAGCTCGTGCAGCAGGATCCGATCGTCTCGCAGGTGAAGCTCATCGCCGAGCCGTGGGACATCGGCCCCGGTGGCTATCAGGTCGGCAACTTCCCGCCGCAGTGGACCGAGTGGAACGGCAAGTACCGCGACACCGTGCGCGACTTCTGGCGCGGCGAGCCGCAGGCGCTCGGCGAGTTCGCCTCCCGCCTCACCGGGTCCGCCGACCTGTACGAGCACTCGGGCCGGCGTCCCGTCGCCTCCATCAACTTCGTCACCGCGCACGACGGCTTCACACTGCGCGACCTCGTCTCCTACAACGAGAAGCACAACGAGGACAACGGCGAGGACAACAACGACGGCGAATCCCACAACCGCTCCGACAACATGGGCGCGGAGGGACCGACCGACGACATCGACATCAACCGACGCCGTGCGCGTCAGCAGCGGAACTTCCTCGCAACGCTGCTGCTGTCGCAGGGCGTGCCGATGATCTCCCACGGCGACGAGCTCGGACGCACGCAGCACGGCAACAACAACGGTTATGCGCAGGACAACGAGCTCACCTGGATCGACTGGGAGGCCGCCGATATGCCGCTCGTCGAGTTCACCTCGGCGGTCGCGCGGCTTCGCCACGAGCACCCGACCTTCCGCCGCAGCCGCTTCTTCGACGGACGCCCGGTCGCGGATGAGGACGGCGAGCGCATCCCCGACGTCGTGTGGCTGCGACCCGACGGGGCCCGTATGACCCCGGAGGACTGGGACTCCGGCTTCGGGCGCTCGGTGGGCATGTTCCTGAACGGCCGCGGGATCCGCGAGAACGACCGGCGGGGGCGGCCCGTGGAGGACGTCAACTTCCTCGTCTACTTCAACAGCGGGGACGAGCCCGTCGACATCACTCTGCCGGATGACCGGCACGGCACGGAATGGCTCGTCGCGGTGGACACCGCCGGCGAAGTCGGCGACCGGAACCTCCGGGCGCGCGACACCGTGCCCCTCGAAGGCAAGGCCATGCTCGTGCTCCAGGAGATCGACGGCGAGCCCGTCGACACCGACGACTCCGTCGACGCCTCGCTCCGCGCGCAGAGCGAGCAGGCCGCGTCATGA
- a CDS encoding dihydrofolate reductase family protein — protein MMRELVYYAAVTLDGFIAGPDGEFDAFLIEGDHMDGINARFADTLPTVAAEALGIPQRNEMFDTVLMGWNTYEVGGLPSPYRHLRQIVFSRTRSVEAENLTVTSEDPLEVVRRLKQEDGGAIWLCGGGTLAAALAEEIDRLVLKRQPLLFGSGIPLFGDRPYRPERFDAVETTAYDSGVVFTEYVRRREG, from the coding sequence ATGATGCGAGAACTCGTGTACTACGCCGCCGTGACCCTCGACGGCTTCATCGCCGGCCCCGACGGGGAGTTCGACGCCTTCCTCATCGAAGGCGACCACATGGACGGCATCAACGCCCGGTTCGCCGACACCCTGCCGACCGTGGCCGCCGAGGCCCTCGGCATCCCCCAGCGCAACGAGATGTTCGACACCGTGCTGATGGGCTGGAACACCTACGAGGTGGGCGGACTGCCGAGCCCCTACCGGCACCTGCGGCAGATCGTCTTCAGCCGCACGCGATCGGTCGAGGCGGAGAACCTCACGGTCACCTCCGAGGACCCGCTGGAGGTCGTGCGCCGACTGAAGCAGGAGGACGGCGGGGCGATCTGGCTGTGCGGCGGCGGAACCCTCGCGGCGGCGCTGGCAGAGGAGATCGACCGCCTCGTGCTGAAGCGGCAGCCGCTCCTCTTCGGCTCCGGGATCCCCCTCTTCGGTGATCGGCCGTACCGCCCCGAGCGATTCGACGCCGTGGAGACCACCGCCTACGACTCCGGTGTCGTGTTCACCGAGTACGTGCGCCGACGAGAGGGTTGA